One genomic region from Metallosphaera tengchongensis encodes:
- the lrs14 gene encoding HTH-type transcriptional regulator Lrs14 gives MEVQKLKARLPSGREVGLVEALTFCYDVSDTDFQILKALINLGPKTEDDLAAVLKLSKASVNRSVNKLISIGFVERFKDQGSKGGRPRYIYKAVDAEFLTDKISKDFEYCAKLFGGLTPNELKSFQKP, from the coding sequence ATGGAAGTACAAAAATTAAAAGCAAGACTTCCTTCTGGAAGAGAAGTAGGGCTAGTAGAAGCTCTAACTTTCTGCTACGACGTCTCAGACACAGATTTTCAGATACTTAAGGCTCTAATAAACCTGGGACCTAAGACCGAGGATGACCTAGCGGCAGTACTGAAGCTAAGCAAGGCGTCGGTCAACAGATCGGTTAACAAGCTAATATCCATAGGCTTTGTTGAGAGGTTCAAGGATCAAGGCTCAAAAGGCGGAAGACCAAGGTACATATATAAGGCAGTTGATGCTGAGTTCTTAACGGACAAGATTTCCAAAGACTTCGAATACTGCGCAAAACTATTCGGTGGCTTAACTCCCAATGAGCTCAAGAGCTTCCAGAAGCCTTAG
- a CDS encoding phosphate-starvation-inducible PsiE family protein, whose amino-acid sequence MKFISSSIIFKIVSIIVQILLLLGLGFTILSTIIQMISSLQGGLFLIASIILENVLLIIVFLEVYLSALDFFRGKGRSVIYVIDAMISFVSREIIIEILTSSVNPLNLLTLGGLIIAGASARYILSSRKRKPVRFRKNKKI is encoded by the coding sequence ATGAAGTTTATTAGTAGCTCAATAATATTTAAAATAGTTTCAATAATAGTTCAAATTTTATTGTTGCTAGGTCTAGGCTTTACAATTTTAAGCACAATTATACAAATGATCTCATCTCTGCAAGGCGGTCTTTTTCTTATAGCATCAATAATTTTAGAAAATGTGCTCCTTATCATTGTTTTCCTGGAAGTATATCTAAGTGCACTGGATTTCTTCAGGGGTAAAGGAAGAAGTGTAATCTATGTTATAGACGCGATGATATCATTTGTGTCCAGAGAGATCATTATTGAGATCTTGACATCCTCCGTAAATCCTTTAAATCTTTTGACTTTGGGTGGTCTCATAATAGCTGGTGCCTCAGCCAGGTACATTCTATCCTCAAGGAAGAGGAAACCAGTAAGATTTAGGAAGAATAAGAAGATATAA
- a CDS encoding helix-turn-helix domain-containing protein produces the protein MMEVFDTLKDKKESIRCCYKMSDTDVECLFKLIEIGEPKTSVELGNMMNLSKTTVENSMKKLIELGLVMRIKVDGKKIGRPKFLYVVSEDFRDRVKSDLKRCAEKILSASS, from the coding sequence ATGATGGAAGTCTTTGATACTCTTAAGGACAAAAAGGAGAGCATTAGATGTTGCTACAAGATGAGCGATACGGATGTAGAGTGCCTCTTTAAGCTAATTGAGATTGGTGAACCCAAAACGTCAGTTGAGCTTGGAAATATGATGAACCTAAGTAAAACCACGGTGGAAAATAGCATGAAGAAGCTAATTGAACTGGGATTAGTTATGAGGATAAAAGTGGATGGAAAAAAGATTGGAAGACCTAAGTTCCTGTACGTTGTCTCGGAAGACTTTAGGGATAGAGTGAAGTCTGACTTGAAGAGATGTGCGGAAAAGATACTATCAGCATCCTCCTAG
- a CDS encoding HAD family hydrolase, whose product MQYAVWLDGVILDVYTSEALYSIYKGDSVPVPLSIEVHHDWPEFYSKLKGRGDLFILSPYPKEVTENVIAKIGLDESYVYNENKTKPSKEPMEILFRKFSLDPLKLILIGSSPLDLLSVRFFDSRIKVACVKRKEDCSRYSPFLQTKNLNEMYNSLKRLNYIL is encoded by the coding sequence ATGCAGTACGCCGTATGGCTTGATGGGGTTATCTTGGACGTCTACACTTCGGAGGCGCTCTACTCCATATACAAGGGGGATAGCGTTCCTGTTCCTTTATCAATAGAAGTCCATCACGACTGGCCTGAATTCTACTCTAAGCTCAAGGGGAGAGGAGATCTATTTATTTTGTCGCCCTACCCTAAGGAAGTCACAGAGAACGTTATCGCTAAAATCGGATTAGACGAAAGCTACGTATATAACGAGAACAAGACCAAACCCTCAAAGGAGCCTATGGAAATTCTTTTTAGAAAATTTAGTCTTGATCCGCTGAAGTTGATTCTAATCGGTTCAAGTCCTTTAGATCTGCTATCAGTTCGTTTCTTCGACTCCAGGATAAAGGTAGCCTGCGTAAAAAGAAAGGAGGATTGTTCCAGGTACAGCCCGTTTCTGCAGACTAAGAACCTCAATGAGATGTATAACTCTCTAAAGAGATTAAACTATATTCTATGA
- a CDS encoding HD domain-containing protein: MKLIRDPIHGYIEIPDRLLPVVSNPIFQRLRHIKQTALAYMVYPGMNHTRFEHCLGVMHLSIDFLKFIKSNSKLDLDDEFIELIATTAMLHDVGHLPFSHTFENALLVAKEIYGANVFEKGKRTHVEYGIKVITEGISAELERIFKNVDDPIGFITRVLSETPSNRVEKLATLIISNFIDADRSDYLLRDSYYAGVGYGKFDIERLKRLLYFDNEKLAVLDKALPIVEQFLLARMYMFQNVYFHSVVGLYNAILSQAIAHLIVNDVISMPENLDKFLTFDDNLIFSKIHHVRSELRDAILYRKGFKRVKIEPSNECIDILESMKGEIYEDVRSSGGLFVFHEFNDVPYRERRDEAVHILTSRGVETLGSKSSLVGSLSEIKKIVVGYHTSVQSLGEKYEKIISGCVKGR, encoded by the coding sequence ATGAAGCTTATTAGAGACCCAATCCACGGTTATATCGAGATACCTGACAGATTGCTTCCAGTAGTATCAAATCCTATTTTTCAGAGATTGAGACACATAAAACAGACCGCACTAGCTTACATGGTTTATCCTGGGATGAACCACACAAGGTTTGAACATTGTTTAGGTGTTATGCATCTATCTATCGATTTTTTAAAATTTATTAAAAGTAATTCCAAATTGGATCTAGACGACGAGTTTATAGAGTTAATTGCTACAACTGCCATGCTTCATGACGTAGGACATCTCCCCTTTTCCCACACCTTTGAGAACGCGCTTCTAGTTGCAAAAGAAATTTATGGAGCAAACGTCTTTGAAAAAGGAAAAAGGACACATGTCGAGTATGGAATCAAGGTAATAACTGAGGGAATTTCAGCTGAGCTGGAAAGGATATTCAAGAACGTTGATGATCCAATAGGTTTCATCACTCGAGTACTAAGTGAAACGCCCTCTAACAGGGTTGAGAAGCTGGCAACTCTAATAATATCAAACTTTATTGACGCAGATAGAAGTGACTACCTTCTGAGAGACTCCTACTATGCTGGAGTGGGATATGGAAAATTTGATATTGAGAGGCTTAAAAGATTATTATACTTTGATAACGAAAAATTAGCAGTATTGGATAAGGCTTTGCCAATAGTGGAACAGTTTCTCTTGGCTAGGATGTACATGTTTCAAAACGTATATTTTCATAGCGTGGTTGGCCTGTATAATGCCATACTCTCTCAAGCGATAGCTCACCTAATCGTCAACGACGTTATATCTATGCCTGAGAACTTGGATAAATTCCTAACTTTTGATGATAATCTGATCTTTTCAAAAATTCATCATGTGAGGAGCGAATTGAGAGACGCGATATTGTATAGAAAGGGTTTCAAGAGAGTCAAGATAGAGCCTAGCAATGAATGTATAGACATTTTGGAGTCAATGAAGGGTGAGATCTACGAGGACGTTAGGTCCTCAGGTGGTCTTTTCGTTTTTCATGAGTTCAACGACGTGCCATACAGGGAGAGAAGAGATGAAGCGGTTCATATTTTAACCAGTAGAGGCGTAGAGACCTTAGGAAGCAAGTCTTCACTAGTTGGCTCCCTGAGTGAAATCAAGAAGATAGTGGTTGGATATCACACCTCTGTCCAGTCCTTAGGAGAGAAATATGAGAAAATAATTAGTGGCTGCGTAAAGGGAAGATAG
- a CDS encoding glycosyltransferase family 4 protein, whose product MNIAINSQTPPVRFNLTYRDILEKYGEVPIPLDLRTLSEQDYYVSVGGVSRMMISYIKNSNMKKVRWVALGPGYPPQAILDDIEVHFVDLPPHVLSNYTKFKEGLYNEAHDLQRYNIVGPEYIAYTTYNWISATKLLEFYADTDVYFINDFQQLLVGGIIGPSAPTVLWYHIPYIPEKLGTRVREFLIRSFEGFDLVIVSTKRDLEGLARSGVKVKVRQIYPFIDPDNYKTANKNEINKVSDKFGIKDDDKVILLVGRMDPIKSQDVAIKAIKTTNFKLVIAGNGSFTSKSLGHDKASVWARKLKNLVKELHIEDRVIFTGYVSDEELSALYQRSDVVTLTSRTEGFGLTVCEGWNFKKPVVVSLGAGVSELVINNVNGYTFPSDDHEKMSLALIDAVKNGEKLGSLGYETLKQCSVGTATERVKAALEEAMKDYPQKGDIH is encoded by the coding sequence ATGAATATAGCAATAAATAGTCAAACTCCGCCAGTTCGCTTCAACTTAACTTATAGAGACATCCTGGAAAAGTATGGCGAAGTTCCTATTCCTCTTGATCTCAGGACGTTAAGTGAGCAAGATTACTACGTGTCGGTGGGCGGAGTATCCAGGATGATGATATCTTACATTAAGAACAGCAATATGAAGAAAGTGAGGTGGGTAGCTCTAGGCCCAGGTTATCCTCCCCAAGCCATTTTAGACGATATAGAGGTGCATTTTGTAGATTTACCTCCACATGTTTTATCAAACTACACCAAGTTTAAAGAGGGTCTTTACAACGAGGCTCATGACCTGCAGAGATATAACATCGTAGGACCTGAATACATTGCTTATACCACATATAATTGGATCTCCGCTACTAAACTTCTAGAATTTTATGCAGATACAGATGTCTATTTCATTAACGACTTTCAACAATTACTAGTGGGAGGTATTATAGGGCCTTCAGCACCCACAGTTTTGTGGTATCACATTCCATATATTCCAGAAAAGTTAGGTACAAGGGTAAGAGAGTTTCTAATAAGATCCTTTGAGGGATTTGACTTAGTAATAGTCAGCACTAAAAGAGATTTAGAGGGGCTAGCTAGATCTGGAGTAAAAGTGAAAGTGAGACAAATATATCCTTTCATAGATCCTGACAATTATAAAACTGCTAATAAGAACGAAATAAATAAGGTTTCAGACAAGTTCGGAATAAAGGATGACGATAAGGTGATCCTTTTAGTAGGTAGGATGGATCCCATAAAGAGCCAAGATGTGGCCATAAAAGCTATAAAGACAACCAATTTCAAACTCGTTATAGCTGGAAATGGGAGTTTCACTAGCAAATCGTTGGGACATGATAAAGCAAGCGTCTGGGCTAGGAAATTAAAGAATCTGGTTAAGGAACTCCATATCGAGGATAGGGTTATATTTACAGGCTACGTGTCTGATGAGGAACTTTCAGCGTTATATCAGAGGAGCGACGTAGTTACCTTGACTTCTAGGACAGAAGGGTTCGGCCTAACTGTTTGTGAGGGGTGGAATTTTAAGAAACCCGTAGTTGTAAGTCTTGGAGCTGGCGTAAGCGAGCTCGTGATAAATAACGTTAATGGATACACTTTTCCATCAGACGACCACGAAAAGATGTCGCTTGCACTAATTGATGCAGTTAAAAATGGAGAGAAGCTAGGTTCACTGGGTTACGAGACATTAAAACAATGCTCCGTTGGAACGGCTACGGAAAGAGTGAAGGCTGCGCTGGAAGAAGCTATGAAGGACTATCCCCAGAAAGGTGATATACATTGA
- a CDS encoding purine-nucleoside phosphorylase, translating into MNPVHILAKKGEVAENVLVVGDPGRARLISSFLDSPQLVNENRGFLVYTGFYKGSRISVATHGIGGPSMAIVFEELHMLGAKNFVRLGTVGALVPEVKLGEYIVPSGASYNPGGLIFQYIGDLTSSSASPDFNLTQKLVSSLGSSNLRFHVGNVFSSDAFYAEDKNFVEKWSSRGNIGVEMECATLFFLSKLRKTKAAAVLVVSDNLATGGDWISKDELERSVKEAAKLILTVLSEIKE; encoded by the coding sequence ATGAATCCGGTTCATATTCTTGCGAAAAAGGGGGAAGTGGCAGAGAACGTGTTAGTTGTAGGAGACCCAGGAAGAGCTCGGCTCATTTCATCCTTCCTAGATTCTCCACAACTTGTTAATGAAAACAGAGGTTTCCTAGTCTACACAGGTTTCTACAAAGGAAGTAGAATAAGTGTGGCGACTCACGGTATAGGAGGTCCTTCAATGGCAATTGTATTTGAGGAACTCCACATGCTAGGAGCTAAAAACTTTGTGAGGTTAGGCACAGTAGGGGCTTTGGTTCCAGAGGTGAAACTAGGTGAATACATCGTCCCATCTGGCGCTTCATATAACCCAGGGGGTCTGATTTTCCAATATATAGGCGATCTCACGTCTTCATCTGCATCTCCAGACTTCAATTTAACGCAGAAGCTCGTATCTTCCCTGGGCTCCAGTAATTTGAGGTTTCATGTAGGAAATGTGTTTAGTAGCGACGCGTTTTACGCCGAAGATAAAAATTTCGTAGAGAAGTGGTCCTCAAGAGGAAATATAGGAGTGGAGATGGAATGCGCAACACTGTTTTTCCTTAGTAAGTTGAGGAAAACTAAGGCTGCAGCTGTCTTAGTGGTTAGTGATAATTTAGCTACCGGAGGCGATTGGATAAGTAAAGATGAACTGGAAAGAAGCGTAAAGGAAGCTGCAAAATTAATTTTAACTGTACTTTCGGAAATTAAAGAATGA
- a CDS encoding sulfurtransferase TusA family protein, whose amino-acid sequence MEELNLVDLECPEPFMKVAARLMKMKQGKLKVTFRDPKCDDMIMEAVKLMDCKVLEHTSNNGTFTIVLEKSSSADEKKIQELGGC is encoded by the coding sequence ATGGAAGAATTAAATCTTGTAGATTTAGAATGCCCCGAACCTTTTATGAAAGTTGCTGCCAGACTAATGAAAATGAAGCAAGGTAAACTGAAAGTTACATTTAGAGATCCTAAGTGTGATGATATGATAATGGAAGCTGTGAAACTAATGGATTGCAAGGTTCTAGAACACACGTCAAACAATGGCACTTTCACCATTGTTCTTGAGAAATCTTCCTCTGCGGACGAAAAGAAAATCCAAGAACTAGGAGGATGCTGA
- the mvaD gene encoding diphosphomevalonate decarboxylase, whose translation MKTEAEAIAPSNIAIVKYWGKRNRELNLPLNPSLSISLNEVWVRSRVIFDESLRDDEVWINNLKLEHREVKDYAGRVLEVFRSMVGRRIFAKVESMTNFPSSAGLASSAAGIASITLASNEALGLNLNTKELSKIARIGSGSACRSLFGGFVKWNAGVLDSGEDSFCEEIVPSNHWPELVDVIAIFSEEKKKVSSRTGMESSALSSSLMKCRLDFIQRTFEEVVDAIRKKDQERFFNLTMRHSNSMHAVILDSWPPFFYLNDKSLQVMRWVYEYGKAAYTFDAGPNPHILVLENNASDVVNFLQDLGAKKVIVSKISDGPRVLK comes from the coding sequence TTGAAAACTGAAGCCGAAGCCATAGCTCCTTCAAACATAGCAATCGTGAAATATTGGGGTAAGAGAAATAGGGAGTTGAACCTCCCGTTAAATCCTTCACTCTCCATCTCACTGAATGAAGTCTGGGTAAGATCTAGGGTTATTTTCGATGAGAGCCTAAGGGATGATGAGGTCTGGATCAACAACCTGAAGCTAGAGCATCGAGAGGTTAAAGACTATGCAGGAAGAGTACTGGAAGTCTTTAGATCTATGGTAGGGAGAAGAATTTTCGCTAAAGTAGAATCCATGACTAACTTCCCTAGTTCAGCTGGACTGGCCTCATCTGCTGCTGGAATAGCTTCCATTACGCTCGCTTCCAATGAGGCCTTGGGACTTAACCTCAATACTAAGGAACTGTCCAAGATAGCTAGGATAGGTTCAGGTAGTGCATGCAGAAGCTTGTTTGGTGGTTTCGTTAAGTGGAATGCGGGTGTGCTAGACAGCGGAGAAGACTCCTTCTGCGAGGAGATAGTTCCATCTAATCATTGGCCCGAGTTAGTGGATGTGATTGCCATTTTCTCTGAAGAGAAGAAGAAAGTCTCATCTAGGACAGGTATGGAGAGCTCTGCGCTCAGTTCTTCCCTTATGAAATGCAGGTTAGACTTCATACAGAGAACGTTCGAGGAGGTAGTGGACGCAATCAGGAAAAAAGACCAAGAGAGATTCTTTAACTTAACCATGAGGCATAGCAACAGCATGCATGCAGTGATACTGGACTCCTGGCCCCCGTTTTTCTACCTAAATGATAAATCTCTGCAAGTAATGAGGTGGGTCTATGAATATGGAAAGGCAGCATATACCTTCGATGCTGGACCTAATCCTCACATCTTAGTCCTTGAAAACAATGCGAGTGACGTTGTAAACTTTTTGCAGGACTTGGGGGCTAAAAAGGTGATAGTGTCGAAAATAAGCGACGGGCCTAGGGTTTTAAAGTAA
- a CDS encoding phosphomevalonate kinase has product MKVSAPGKVLWIGSYSVVFGGISHVIAIDKRVTCECAKAQEMEFVTTFGKFSEGQNELIDSVLETLRTSYDLPKMKVVLTNDDAFQIDGKKTGLGSSSAATVALMGCVLGLINNSLDKDLVYRLSQKANYVRQRGIGSGFDIAAAVYGSVVYRRYRDINRVDSQLEPLRLPRRVKMLLGFTGRSANTVNLVKKFEEAKDNAEFKEIIHEIELNNDMAIRLLKLGKIEAAIPHVRLSRNLLNLLSEGVVGVKLETEEDRRIMGLAERNGAIISLMPGAGGGDLILSLGYELENVKRAWMKEGIKVIEVNEDEGLRLEN; this is encoded by the coding sequence TTGAAGGTAAGTGCTCCAGGCAAAGTACTATGGATTGGTAGCTACTCGGTCGTTTTTGGGGGAATTTCCCACGTTATTGCCATAGACAAAAGAGTAACGTGTGAATGTGCCAAAGCACAGGAAATGGAATTTGTTACCACTTTTGGTAAATTTAGTGAAGGTCAGAACGAGCTAATAGATAGCGTATTGGAAACCTTGAGAACATCTTACGATCTGCCTAAAATGAAAGTAGTTCTAACCAACGACGACGCTTTTCAGATTGATGGGAAAAAAACTGGCTTGGGAAGTTCATCGGCTGCTACAGTAGCGCTAATGGGATGCGTCTTAGGTTTGATAAACAACTCTTTGGACAAAGATCTAGTGTATAGACTTTCACAGAAAGCCAACTATGTAAGACAGAGGGGTATAGGAAGTGGATTTGATATAGCAGCTGCGGTGTACGGGAGCGTGGTGTATAGAAGATACAGAGATATAAACAGGGTGGACTCCCAATTGGAGCCATTGAGACTGCCCCGTAGAGTGAAAATGTTGTTGGGTTTCACAGGTAGGAGTGCAAATACTGTTAATTTGGTAAAAAAATTCGAAGAAGCTAAGGATAACGCCGAATTCAAAGAGATAATCCATGAAATAGAACTAAATAATGATATGGCAATAAGGTTGCTGAAGTTAGGTAAAATAGAGGCGGCGATTCCTCACGTAAGACTGTCAAGGAATTTGTTAAACCTGCTTTCGGAAGGTGTCGTGGGGGTGAAGTTGGAGACAGAGGAAGATAGAAGGATCATGGGTTTGGCAGAAAGGAATGGGGCTATAATATCCCTTATGCCTGGGGCTGGTGGCGGAGATTTGATTTTATCCCTAGGATATGAACTAGAAAACGTTAAGAGGGCCTGGATGAAAGAGGGCATCAAAGTCATAGAGGTCAATGAAGATGAGGGGTTAAGACTTGAAAACTGA
- a CDS encoding 7-cyano-7-deazaguanine synthase, whose translation MKSLFLVSGGLDSTSGMYRFKHVEYDCLHVNYGQRAYMEQSKFVKLHCRRLGKRLIEVDLKEMGKMFRRNEVFQLHEPIRHRNAVLLPLAIVYASEKGYSSVYVFTVSEECKYESNKPQVLNLMRRLADTLNTRLVFPFLGFSKALVLKVGISHGMNPFETYSCILGHKTHCGKCSQCEARKLAFQEARIPDKTRYLS comes from the coding sequence ATGAAGTCTTTGTTTCTAGTGTCAGGCGGTCTGGATTCCACAAGTGGGATGTATAGATTTAAACACGTGGAGTACGATTGCCTGCACGTAAATTACGGTCAGAGAGCTTACATGGAACAAAGTAAGTTCGTGAAATTACACTGTAGAAGGCTAGGGAAGAGGCTTATAGAGGTTGACCTCAAAGAAATGGGTAAAATGTTTAGACGGAATGAAGTTTTCCAACTCCACGAACCCATCAGACATAGGAACGCTGTTCTATTGCCCTTAGCCATAGTTTACGCCTCTGAGAAGGGATACTCGTCAGTTTACGTCTTTACAGTTAGCGAGGAGTGTAAGTATGAGTCCAATAAACCTCAGGTCTTGAATCTAATGAGAAGGTTAGCAGATACGTTAAATACTAGATTGGTATTTCCATTCCTTGGATTTTCTAAGGCCCTTGTGCTCAAAGTAGGGATTTCCCATGGAATGAATCCATTTGAAACTTACTCGTGCATTCTAGGTCATAAGACGCATTGTGGGAAATGCTCCCAATGCGAGGCGAGAAAACTTGCGTTTCAAGAGGCGAGAATTCCAGATAAAACACGCTATCTTTCATAG
- a CDS encoding winged helix-turn-helix domain-containing protein, which translates to MRTKRTSMEIVADILEVLDSGTGSKSSVMKNANLSENLTEKYLHILMEKDLVKFEKGVYTLTEKGRHVLQNFREIRRLELRLDELLNATLTELS; encoded by the coding sequence ATGAGGACGAAAAGGACATCTATGGAGATAGTGGCGGATATTTTGGAGGTTCTAGACAGCGGTACTGGAAGCAAGTCTTCAGTAATGAAGAATGCCAATTTAAGCGAAAATTTGACAGAAAAATATTTACATATCCTTATGGAAAAGGATCTAGTAAAGTTTGAAAAAGGAGTTTATACCCTTACGGAAAAGGGGAGACATGTTCTGCAAAACTTCAGAGAGATAAGGAGGCTCGAGTTAAGACTAGATGAACTTTTAAATGCAACATTGACTGAGCTTTCATAA
- a CDS encoding glycine cleavage system protein H, whose product MEIKGFSFPEELLYDSEKHVWAKVEGQYVTLGITDLGQYMTGKIFQVTAKNVGEKIGPRTPVFTLESAKWVGKFRFPIKGEIVEVNQEALDNPGKVNEKPYDTWIVRIKVEEMEREAFKPLEQVRSEFEREASRVAK is encoded by the coding sequence ATGGAAATTAAAGGTTTCTCCTTTCCGGAGGAATTATTATACGATTCTGAAAAACACGTCTGGGCAAAGGTTGAAGGGCAATACGTTACGTTAGGCATAACTGATCTCGGTCAATATATGACCGGAAAGATATTTCAAGTAACCGCAAAAAATGTGGGAGAAAAGATAGGGCCAAGAACTCCCGTCTTTACCTTAGAAAGCGCAAAATGGGTCGGAAAATTTAGATTTCCTATTAAGGGGGAGATAGTTGAGGTGAACCAAGAGGCCTTGGACAATCCAGGAAAAGTAAACGAGAAACCTTACGATACTTGGATAGTCAGGATAAAAGTGGAAGAAATGGAAAGAGAGGCGTTTAAACCATTGGAACAAGTTAGATCTGAGTTTGAAAGGGAGGCCAGTAGAGTTGCTAAGTGA